One genomic window of Pelmatolapia mariae isolate MD_Pm_ZW linkage group LG5, Pm_UMD_F_2, whole genome shotgun sequence includes the following:
- the mon1a gene encoding vacuolar fusion protein MON1 homolog A, with the protein MEGEAQKATASWESGTLAPVDRLRSVRADSPIPGLVEGTEPGAGQKSAMFIHAHSFEDLTAEAEEEALRTADSGRSEEQHEEGLKALVAEQNIDEQHSNDLSDSRTKEEDVSSEAWRSHKKHVFVLSEAGKPIYTRYGTEEALSSTMGVMMALVSFVEAEKNIIRSIHADGCKVVFLTKSPLVLVGVSRTCQSDKEMLRELQYIYYQIVSLLTLTQLNHIFQHKQNYDLRRLLAGSEYLTDNLLIRLERDPGLLLSAVTCLPLPSSARDVVSSSLQAAKSKNLVFSILLAGDRLVTLVRKKDQFLHHIDLHLVFNLVGSSSSFREGEGWTPICLPKFNTAGFFHAHISYLEPASQLCLILVSTEREDFFNMSDCKQKFMERLSKRSAYQALKEAVKCPSYSVAQVGIPELRHFLYKSKSSGLYTSPEFPMVYQSDEEQERLLSLYQELHSCLHHPTRPLRYYYRCRETENLLAQVTSGFELYLCFSPLATKASAFAAVNKLLKWIRKEEDRLFILSPLTY; encoded by the exons ATGGAAGGTGAAGCCCAAAAGGCGACTGCATCATGGGAAAGTGGAACTCTGGCTCCTGTGGACCGCCTTCGCTCAGTCAGGGCGGACAGCCCCATACCTGGTCTGGTAGAGGGAACTGAACCAG GTGCTGGCCAGAAGAGTGCCATGTTCATCCACGCACACTCGTTTGAGGATTTAACTGCTGAGGCTGAAGAAGAAGCCCTGAGGACAGCTGATTCAGGCAGATCAGAAGAGCAGCATGAAGAGGGGCTCAAGGCACTTGTTGCTGAACAAAATATAGATGAACAACACAGCAATGACCTGTCGGATAGCAGGACTAAGGAGGAGGATGTGTCCAGTGAGGCGTGGCGGAGCCACAAAAAACACGTGTTTGTGCTGAGTGAGGCGGGGAAACCAATCTACACTCGCTACGGCACGGAAGAGGCGCTGTCGAGCACCATGGGGGTGATGATGGCTCTTGTGTCGTTTGTCGAGGCTGAGAAGAACATCATCCGCTCCATCCATGCAG ATGGCTGTAAAGTGGTTTTCCTCACCAAGAGTCCTCTGGTCCTGGTGGGAGTGTCACGCACCTGTCAATCAGACAAGGAGATGCTGCGGGAGCTGCAATACATCTACTACCAGATAGTCAGCCTGCTCACCCTCACCCAGCTCAACCACATCTTCCAGCACAAGCAGAACTACGACTTGCGGCGTTTGCTGGCCGGCTCAGAGTATCTCACTGACAACCTGTTGATCCGGCTGGAACGAGACCCCGGCCTGCTGCTCAGTGCCGTCACCTGCCTGCCCCTCCCCAGCTCTGCCAGGGACGTAGTGTCATCGAGCCTACAGGCCGCTAAATCCAAAAACCTGGTGTTCTCCATATTGCTGGCCGGCGATCGCCTGGTCACCCTGGTCAGGAAGAAGGACCAGTTCCTGCACCACATAGACTTGCACCTGGTCTTCAACCTCGTcggttcctcctcttccttccgAGAAGGTGAAGGCTGGACGCCGATCTGTCTGCCAAAGTTCAACACCGCAGGATTTTTCCACGCTCACATTTCTTACCTGGAGCCTGCGTCCCAGCTCTGTCTCATTCTGGTCTCAACTGAAAGAGAGGACTTTTTTAACATGTCCGACTGCAAGCAGAAGTTTATGGAAAGGCTGAGCAAGCGTAGTGCCTACCAGGCCCTGAAGGAGGCGGTGAAATGTCCCAGTTACTCCGTGGCGCAGGTCGGCATCCCAGAGCTCAGGCACTTCCTGTATAAATCAAAGAGCTCCGGACTGTACACCAG CCCGGAGTTTCCGATGGTGTACCAGTCTGATGAAGAGCAGGAAAGGCTGCTGAGCTTGTACCAGGAACTTCACAGCTGCTTGCACCATCCAACCAGACCTCTCCGTTACTACTACCGCTGCAGGGAAACTGAAAACTTGCTGGCACAG GTGACAAGCGGCTTTGAGCTCTACCTCTGCTTTAGTCCGCTGGCGACCAAGGCCTCAGCGTTCGCCGCTGTCAATAAACTGCTGAAGTGGATCAGGAAGGAGGAGGATCGCCTCTTCATCCTCAGTCCTCTCACATACTGA
- the comtb gene encoding catechol O-methyltransferase B — protein MWLTLLYSCTGGAALLYALYRWLIPTAVQYHGGLALLWHDMIVERMLDTLTQSTRPQRLLHAVQKNATRGDPRSVVKAIDNFCRQKEWAMNVGDEKGCILDSVVSEVNPVTVLELGTYCGYSTVRIASLLPPRAKIITLEFNPDYAKIARQVIAWAGLEDKIQVVEGPSGEWIPKMKEQFGVKTFDLVFLDHWKDRYLPDTKLLEDCGLLRKGSILLADNVICPGTPDYLEYVRNSPRYKSQYFKSHLEYTKVEDGLEKSVFLG, from the exons ATGTGGCTGACTCTTCTCTACAGCTGCACAGGTGGAGCAGCTCTTCTGTATGCTCTGTACAGATGGCTGATTCCCACTGCTGTGCAGTATCATGGAGGACTGGCGCTGTTGTGGCACGACATGATTGTGGAGCGAATGCTGGACACACTGACCCAGTCCACACGTCCTCAG CGACTCCTACATGCAGTACAGAAGAACGCCACTAGAGGAGACCCTCGCAGCGTGGTGAAAGCCATCGACAACTTCTGCAGACAGAAGGAATGGGCCATGAATGTCGGGGATGAGAAAG GCTGCATTCTTGACTCAGTGGTGTCTGAAGTGAATCCAGTCACTGTGTTAGAGCTGGGAACCTACTGTGGCTACTCTACGGTGCGCATCGCCAGCCTTCTTCCTCCACGCGCCAAGATCATCACTCTTGAATTTAACCCAGACTACGCCAAAATTGCTCGTCAGGTTATTGCTTGGGCAGGACTAGAGGATAAG atccAGGTAGTTGAAGGCCCATCTGGCGAGTGGATCCCCAAAATGAAGGAGCAGTTCGGGGTGAAAACATTTGATTTGGTTTTCTTGGATCACTGGAAAGATCGCTACCTTCCTGACACAAAGCTGCTAGAG GACTGTGGCCTCCTAAGGAAAGGCAGTATCTTGCTGGCAGACAACGTCATCTGCCCTGGAACCCCTGATTACCTTGAGTATGTTCGAAACAGCCCGAGATACAAAAGCCAGTACTTCAAATCTCATCTGGAGTACACCAAAGTGGAGGATGGCTTGGAGAAATCTGTCTTCTTAGGGTAG
- the grm6b gene encoding glutamate receptor, metabotropic 6b, producing the protein MISEVLSSHQCSWFGTSYGYKPWLRLLWVLLVGFSPASRAQQGTQPQSIKIEGDITLGGLFPVHSRGPAGIPCGEIKREKGIHRLEAMLYALDQINSDPELLPNITLGARILDTCSRDTYALEQSLTFVQALIQKDNSDVRCSNGEPPIFPKPERVVGVIGASGSSVSIMVANVLRLFAIPQISYASTAPELSDKSRYEFFSRVVPPDSYQAQAMVDIVKNMGWNYVSTLASEGNYGESGVDAFLQISREAGGLCIAQSIRIPREPRPGEFDKIIKRLMETSNARGVIIFANEDDIKRVLQAAKKANLTGHFLFVGSDSWGSKNSAIEDQEEVAEGAVTILPKRASIDGFDQYFTSRSLENNRRNIWFAEFWEDDFKCKLTRPGIKYDPGRRKCTGEERISRDSQYEQEGKVQFVIDAVYAMAHALHSMHLDLCAGSMGVCEKMDPVDGRMLLQYIRSVNFNGSAGTGVMFNENGDAPGRYDIFQYQMSNVSNPGYKNIGQWTNHLRLNPEEMQWSGGDRKIPESVCSFPCESGERKKMVKGVPCCWHCELCDGYQYLLDEFTCDMCPFDMRPLENRTGCRPTPIIKLEWSSPWAIIPVFLAILGILATTGVIVTFIRFNDTPIVRASGRELSYVLLTGIFLIYLITFFMIAEPSVAICAFRRLFLGLGMCISYAAMLTKTNRIYRIFEQGKKSVTPPKFISPTSQLIITFILISVQLLAVFIWFGVIPPHTIIDYEEQKPPNPEFARGILKCDMSDLSLILCLSYSIVLMITCTVYAIKSRGVPETFNEAKPIGFTMYTTCIIWLAFVPIFFGTAQSTEKMFIQTTTLTVSMSLSATVSLGMLYIPKVYVIIFHPEQNVQKRKRSFKAVVQAATVTTHLSLKSNDKQNGESKVEPDRSQ; encoded by the exons ATGATATCAGAGGTCCTCTCATCCCATCAGTGCTCCTGGTTTGGTACGTCATATGGATACAAACCATGGCTTCGGTTGCTTTGGGTTCTACTGGTGGGTTTCAGTCCAGCCTCACGTGCCCAGCAGGGCACCCAGCCTCAGTCCATCAAAATCGAAGGCGACATCACCCTGGGTGGCCTCTTCCCTGTGCATTCTCGGGGTCCGGCTGGGATACCCTGCGGAGAGAtcaagagagagaaagggatcCATCGACTGGAGGCCATGCTCTATGCCTTGGACCAGATCAACAGCGATCCCGAGCTGCTGCCTAACATCACACTTGGGGCTCGGATCCTCGACACCTGCTCCAGAGACACGTATGCCCTGGAACAGTCGCTCACCTTTGTCCAGGCCCTCATCCAGAAGGACAACTCGGATGTGCGCTGCTCAAATGGAGAGCCTCCAATATTCCCAAAACCAGAGAGGGTGGTTGGGGTGATTGGTGCATCTGGAAGTTCGGTGTCCATCATGGTGGCCAATGTACTCAGACTGTTTGCG ATCCCCCAGATCAGCTATGCATCGACTGCCCCAGAGCTGAGCGACAAAAGCCGCTACGAGTTCTTCTCCCGTGTGGTGCCTCCTGACTCCTACCAGGCTCAGGCCATGGTGGACATAGTCAAGAACATGGGCTGGAACTACGTGTCCACGCTGGCATCTGAGGGCAACTACGGAGAGAGCGGAGTGGATGCCTTCCTCCAGATCTCCAGAGAAGCAG GAGGGCTGTGTATTGCACAGTCCATAAGGATTCCACGAGAGCCCAGACCAGGGGAGTTTGATAAAATCATCAAGAGACTGATGGAGACCTCCAACGCTCGCGGGGTTATTATCTTTGCCAATGAGGACGACATCAA ACGGGTGTTGCAGGCTGCCAAAAAGGCCAACCTGACAGGCCACTTCCTATTTGTTGGATCGGATAGTTGGGGATCCAAAAACTCTGCGATTGAAGACCAGGAAGAGGTGGCTGAGGGTGCTGTCACCATCCTGCCTAAAAGAGCCTCCATTGACG GGTTCGACCAGTACTTCACTTCGAGGTCGCTGGAGAACAACAGGAGAAACATCTGGTTTGCAGAATTCTGGGAGGATGACTTCAAGTGTAAACTAACTCGCCCTGGGATAAAATACGATCCTGGTAGAAGAAAATGTACAG GTGAAGAAAGAATCAGTCGAGACTCTCAGTACGAACAGGAGGGCAAGGTGCAGTTTGTGATTGATGCTGTGTACGCCATGGCCCACGCCTTGCACAGCATGCACCTGGACCTCTGTGCTGGCTCCATGGGTGTGTGCGAAAAGATGGACCCCGTAGATGGACGCATGCTCCTCCAGTACATTCGCTCTGTAAACTTCAACG GTAGCGCAGGAACTGGAGTGATGTTCAATGAGAATGGAGATGCTCCGGGTCGATATGACATCTTCCAGTACCAGATGTCCAATGTCAGCAATCCTGGCTACAAGAATATCGGCCAGTGGACAAACCATCTTCGCCTCAAT CCGGAGGAGATGCAGTGGTCGGGTGGTGACCGTAAAATTCCAGAGTCGGTGTGCAGTTTTCCCTGCGAGTCTGGCGAGAGGAAAAAGATGGTCAAGGGTGTTCCCTGCTGCTGGCACTGCGAGCTCTGTGATGGCTACCAGTATCTGCTGGATGAATTCACCTGTGACATGTGCCCATTCGACATGAGGCCCTTGGAGAACCGCACGGGATGCCGCCCCACACCAATCATCAAGCTGGAGTGGAGCTCTCCCTGGGCCATCATCCCCGTCTTCTTGGCCATCCTGGGCATCTTAGCAACCACCGGAGTCATTGTCACCTTCATCCGCTTCAATGACACACCCATTGTCCGGGCTTCTGGGAGAGAGCTCAGCTATGTGTTGCTGACAGGAATCTTCCTCATCTACCTCATCACCTTCTTCATGATTGCAGAGCCCAGTGTGGCAATATGCGCCTTCCGccgcctgtttttggggcttgGGATGTGCATCAGCTACGCCGCCATGCTGACGAAGACCAACCGGATCTACCGCATCTTTGAACAGGGCAAGAAGTCGGTCACACCTCCTAAGTTTATCAGCCCCACCTCTCAGCTCATCATTACTTTTATACTCATCTCAGTGCAG TTACTCGCGGTGTTCATCTGGTTTGGTGTGATCCCCCCACACACCATCATTGACTATGAAGAGCAGAAGCCTCCAAACCCAGAGTTTGCCCGTGGAATTCTCAAGTGCGACATGTCCGACCTGTCCCTCATACTGTGTTTGAGCTACAGTATTGTACTGATGATCACCTGCACGGTGTATGCCATTAAAAGCAGAGGAGTTCCTGAGACCTTCAATGAGGCCAAACCAATCGGCTTCACCATGTACACCACCTGCATCATCTGGCTGGCCTTTGTACCCATCTTCTTTGGCACAGCGCAGTCTACAGAGAAG ATGTTCATCCAAACCACCACTCTGACCGTGTCCATGAGCCTGAGCGCCACCGTATCCTTGGGCATGCTCTATATCCCCAAAGTCTACGTCATCATCTTCCACCCGGAGCAGAACGTCCAAAAGAGAAAGCGCAGCTTTAAAGCCGTGGTTCAGGCGGCTACCGTGACCACGCACCTGTCCCTGAAGTCCAACGACAAACAGAACGGAGAGTCCAAGGTCGAGCCTGACAGGTCACAGTGA
- the traip gene encoding E3 ubiquitin-protein ligase TRAIP has protein sequence MPIRAYCTICSDFFDHSRDVAAIHCGHTFHYECLLQWFQTAPTKTCPQCRKQVSTRHIISKLFFDIGGEEDSTADPESLQNEVDRVKVLLSSKERDLRDKQKVVESLKDSMDKQRRDLDSLRKEIKEKEMLCSALKTQMSYLETQQNEVQAAKEEVRRLRTKLKTFESLDVLLQGQRAEVESMITDMGISQAAVEQLSIYCISLKKEYDNLKGTLKASNDMCEKLKREVLSSNNKLQKTTIEVNQTKEDMKSLQSDLACADKEISSLKKKVEFLQKSLSTPTRTNEAVSRLIFESPAPLELKQPRLHHPADSEVIDLNMTYDITTPDDGAKRPMQVPLKKMRLDPPVTSVSKHSEKTSALSKNRDEDLDPFLRNSLLFRKKTFGSMLEPQRKPGAVRTGYDGLGGRTKFIQPSPLSQIRPLMKAKRKKVTRPPSKTATCLTLDDFLE, from the exons ATGCCTATTCGAGCATATTGCACTATTTGCTCAGATTTCTTTGATCACTCCAGAGATGTTGCTGCCATTCACTGCGGACACACTTTCCATTATGAATG TCTTCTTCAGTGGTTTCAGACAGCCCCTACAAAAACCTGTCCACAGTGCAGGAAACAG gTCAGCACCAGGCACATTATCAGCAAGCTCTTCTTTGACATTGGTGGAGAGGAGGACAGCACGGCTGACCCGGAAAGCTTACAG AATGAGGTTGATAGAGTGAAGGTACTTCTGAGCTCTAAAG AGCGAGACTTGCGGGACAAACAGAAGGTGGTGGAGAGTTTAAAGGACTCCATGGACAAGCAGAGGCGAGACCTAGACAGTTTGCGGAAGGAGATTAAAGAAAAGGAGATGCTTTGTTCTGCCCTCAAA ACACAGATGTCATATTTGGAGACGCAACAAAATGAAGTTCAGGCTGCCAAGGAAGAAGTCCGGAGATTAAGGACCAAGTTGAAAACGTTTGAAAG CTTGGATGTGTTGTTACAGGGCCAGAGAGCAGAGGTTGAGTCCATGATCACAGATATGGGTATCAGCCAGGCAGCAGTGGAGCAGCTCTCAATCTACTGCATCTCTCTGAAAAA agAGTATGATAACCTCAAAGGAACTTTGAAAGCTTCAAATGATATGTGTGAGAAGCTGAAGAGAGAAGTGCTGTCCTCAAACAACAAG TTACAAAAAACTACAATAGAGGTGAATCAGACCAAAGAGGACATGAAGTCTCTGCAGAGCGATCTGGCCTGTGCTGACAAAGAAATCTCT AGCCTGAAGAAGAAAGTGGAGTTTCTTCAGAAATCTCTGAGCACACCAACGAGGACAAACGAAGCCGTCAGTCGGCTCATCTTTGAAAG CCCTGCCCCACTGGAGCTGAAGCAGCCTCGCCTCCACCATCCAGCAGATAGCGAGGTCATTGACCTCAACATGACCTACGACATCACTACGCCAGACGACGGGGCCAAGAGACCAATGCAGGTTCCATTGAAGAAAATGCGTCTCGATCCACCCGT AACGTCTGTATCCAAACACAGTGAGAAAACGTCAGCTTTAAGCAAG aATCGCGATGAAGATCTGGACCCTTTTTTAAGGAACTCCCTCCTCTTCAGGAAGAAAACCTTTGGCAGCATGTTGGAGCCTCAGAGGAAGCCTGGAGCT gtCAGAACTGGTTATGACGGATTAGGAGGACGAACTAAATTCATCCAGCCT TCTCCTTTGTCACAGATTCGTCCACTGATGAAAGCTAAAAGGAAAAAGGTAACACGGCCCCCATCCAAGACCGCCACTTGCCTGACCCTGGACGATTTCCTCGAGTAA